From the genome of Streptacidiphilus rugosus AM-16, one region includes:
- a CDS encoding class I SAM-dependent DNA methyltransferase encodes MVDFAQFDTRGYPVVDVRTGYAAWVGIYEDTVEDLMDLDVLAGLTVPRWSTVPRAADLACGTGRTGAWLRDRGVAAVDGVDLTPEMLAVARERGAHARLVEADLAATGLDAAAYPLVITSLVDEHLPTLGPLYREAHRLAAPDGLFVLVGLHPQFIMAAGMPTHFTAADGTEVAITTHVHLVSDHVAAAFAAGWRLAELREAVVGDDWVARKPTWERFRGQPVSAAYVWSRAD; translated from the coding sequence ATGGTCGATTTCGCGCAGTTCGACACCCGCGGCTACCCCGTCGTCGACGTCCGGACCGGTTACGCCGCCTGGGTCGGCATCTACGAGGACACCGTCGAGGACCTGATGGATCTCGACGTGCTGGCCGGACTCACCGTCCCGCGCTGGAGCACGGTCCCCCGCGCCGCCGACCTCGCCTGCGGCACCGGCCGCACCGGCGCCTGGCTCAGGGACCGCGGCGTCGCGGCCGTGGACGGCGTGGACCTCACCCCGGAGATGCTCGCCGTCGCCCGCGAGCGCGGTGCGCACGCCCGTCTGGTCGAGGCCGACCTCGCCGCGACCGGCCTGGACGCCGCCGCCTATCCGCTGGTGATCACCTCACTCGTCGACGAGCACCTGCCCACCCTCGGCCCGCTCTACCGCGAGGCTCACAGACTGGCCGCGCCCGACGGACTGTTCGTGCTGGTCGGCCTGCATCCGCAGTTCATCATGGCGGCCGGCATGCCGACCCACTTCACCGCCGCCGACGGCACCGAGGTCGCCATCACCACGCACGTCCACCTGGTCAGCGACCACGTCGCCGCGGCCTTCGCCGCCGGCTGGCGGCTGGCCGAGCTGCGCGAGGCCGTGGTGGGCGACGACTGGGTGGCACGCAAACCCACCTGGGAGCGGTTCCGCGGACAGCCGGTCTCCGCCGCCTACGTCTGGAGCAGGGCGGACTGA
- a CDS encoding SRPBCC family protein translates to MTSRDEGGVVLRRRIRAAPETVFSFFTDHDRRLSWQGAEGSFDPRPGGAYRMRVVGDAVASGEFAELTPYRRIVFSWGWENEGDPVPPGSSRVEIDLTPVAEGTLLTLTHSQLPENARAPHEAGWEHYLSRLAVRAEGGDPGPDLWLQEAEEAEDND, encoded by the coding sequence GTGACGAGCAGGGACGAGGGCGGCGTCGTCCTCCGGCGCCGGATCAGGGCCGCCCCGGAGACGGTGTTCTCCTTCTTCACCGACCACGACCGCAGGCTCTCCTGGCAGGGCGCCGAAGGCAGCTTCGATCCGCGGCCGGGCGGCGCCTACCGGATGCGGGTCGTCGGCGACGCCGTCGCCTCCGGCGAGTTCGCCGAACTGACCCCGTACCGCCGGATCGTCTTCAGCTGGGGCTGGGAGAACGAGGGCGACCCGGTCCCGCCGGGCAGCAGCCGCGTCGAGATCGACCTGACCCCGGTGGCCGAGGGCACCCTGCTCACCCTCACCCACTCCCAACTGCCCGAGAACGCGCGGGCCCCGCACGAGGCCGGCTGGGAGCACTACCTCAGCCGCCTGGCCGTTCGCGCGGAGGGCGGCGACCCCGGCCCCGACCTGTGGCTGCAGGAGGCGGAGGAGGCCGAGGACAACGACTGA
- a CDS encoding acyl-CoA dehydrogenase family protein, with protein MRRTVFTEDHEAFRETIRDFIANEVVPVYPEWEQAGRAPKDFYLKLGELGVFGIEVPEEFGGAGMTGFKYQAIVTEECARAGVSFGSAGVHTGLCLPYIMEYANEEQKKRWLPKFVSGEMMTAIAMTEPGTGSDLAGMTTTAKLSEDGTHYVLNGAKTFITGGVQADLMLVVCRTSPASAEDRRGGLSILCVDTTLPGYSVGRKLDKIGLRTSDTGELAFVDVKVPVEDLLGEEGKAFSYLAHNLVQERLAIAVGAYAAARAAVDLAVAYTKDRKVFGQSVASFQNTKFELAACEAEVDAAQAVVDRALEHFETGDLSASDVAKAKLFTTEVCSRVVDRCLQLHGGYGYILEYPIARLYADNRVFRIYGGTSEVMKMVIAKSLGL; from the coding sequence GTGCGCCGCACCGTTTTCACCGAGGACCACGAGGCGTTCCGGGAGACCATCCGCGACTTCATCGCCAACGAGGTCGTGCCGGTCTACCCCGAGTGGGAGCAGGCGGGCCGCGCGCCCAAGGACTTCTACCTGAAGCTCGGCGAGCTGGGCGTCTTCGGCATCGAGGTGCCCGAGGAGTTCGGCGGGGCCGGCATGACCGGCTTCAAGTACCAGGCCATCGTCACCGAGGAGTGCGCCCGCGCGGGCGTCAGCTTCGGCTCCGCCGGCGTGCACACCGGCCTCTGCCTGCCGTACATCATGGAGTACGCCAACGAGGAGCAGAAGAAGCGCTGGCTGCCCAAGTTCGTCTCCGGCGAGATGATGACGGCCATCGCCATGACCGAGCCGGGCACCGGCTCCGACCTGGCCGGCATGACCACCACGGCCAAGCTCTCCGAGGACGGCACGCACTATGTCCTCAACGGCGCCAAGACCTTCATCACCGGCGGCGTCCAGGCCGACCTGATGCTGGTCGTCTGCCGCACCTCCCCCGCCTCCGCCGAGGACCGCCGCGGCGGTCTGTCGATCCTCTGCGTCGACACCACGCTGCCGGGCTACTCGGTCGGCCGCAAGCTCGACAAGATCGGCCTGCGCACCTCCGACACCGGGGAGCTGGCCTTCGTCGACGTCAAGGTCCCGGTCGAGGACCTGCTGGGCGAGGAGGGCAAGGCGTTCTCCTACCTGGCCCACAACCTGGTCCAGGAGCGCCTGGCGATCGCCGTCGGCGCCTACGCCGCCGCCCGCGCCGCCGTCGACCTGGCCGTCGCGTACACCAAGGACCGCAAGGTCTTCGGCCAGTCCGTGGCGTCCTTCCAGAACACCAAGTTCGAGCTGGCGGCCTGTGAGGCCGAGGTCGACGCCGCGCAGGCGGTCGTGGACCGCGCCCTGGAGCACTTCGAGACGGGCGACCTGTCCGCCTCGGACGTGGCCAAGGCGAAGCTGTTCACCACCGAGGTCTGCTCCCGCGTCGTGGACCGCTGCCTCCAGCTGCACGGCGGCTACGGCTACATCCTGGAGTACCCGATCGCCCGCCTCTACGCGGACAACCGCGTCTTCCGCATCTACGGCGGCACCAGCGAGGTCATGAAGATGGTCATCGCGAAGTCGCTCGGCCTGTAA
- a CDS encoding MerR family transcriptional regulator, which translates to MTELLTIGAFARLARLTPKALRLYDELGLLRPARVDPASGYRYYGTDQLEQARLVAWLRLLGMPLARIAAVGALPPAEAAAEVGAYWAQVEQDTESRRRLALFLADHLEGKDPATMSNRQNTTLTLRCAAASDTGLVREANQDTAYAGPGLLAVADGFGAAGARAGALAVDALKPLTGPPPGQGDVLNALAEAVAAANRDMGALEESGSTLTALLWTGSELALVHVGDSRAYLLRGGELFRITTDHSHVQTLVDEGRLTADEAAAHPQRALLTRALDGRADSRADLVLRQVQAGDRYLLCSDGLSAVLPEPEIRRVLVGAEDPDAAVRGLVVLARRAGGPDNVACAVADVEESGGR; encoded by the coding sequence ATGACGGAGCTGTTGACGATCGGCGCGTTCGCCCGGCTGGCCCGGCTCACGCCGAAGGCGCTGCGGCTCTACGACGAGCTCGGGCTGCTCCGCCCGGCGCGGGTCGATCCGGCGTCCGGCTACCGGTACTACGGGACGGACCAGCTGGAACAGGCCCGGCTCGTGGCCTGGCTGCGGCTGCTCGGCATGCCGCTGGCGCGGATCGCTGCCGTCGGCGCGCTGCCGCCGGCGGAGGCCGCGGCCGAGGTCGGCGCCTACTGGGCGCAGGTCGAGCAGGACACCGAGTCCCGGCGCCGACTGGCCCTCTTCCTCGCGGACCACCTGGAAGGGAAGGACCCCGCGACCATGTCGAACCGTCAGAACACCACGCTCACCCTCCGTTGCGCCGCCGCCTCGGACACCGGGCTGGTCAGGGAGGCCAACCAGGACACCGCCTACGCCGGCCCCGGCCTGCTCGCCGTCGCGGACGGCTTCGGCGCCGCTGGGGCCAGGGCGGGGGCGCTCGCCGTCGACGCGCTCAAGCCGCTGACGGGGCCGCCGCCGGGCCAGGGCGACGTGCTCAACGCGCTGGCCGAGGCCGTCGCGGCCGCGAACCGGGACATGGGGGCGCTGGAGGAGTCGGGATCGACGCTCACCGCCCTGCTCTGGACCGGATCGGAGCTGGCCCTGGTGCACGTCGGCGACTCCCGGGCCTACCTGCTGCGCGGCGGCGAGCTGTTCCGGATCACCACGGACCACTCCCACGTGCAGACGCTGGTCGACGAGGGCCGGCTGACCGCGGACGAGGCCGCCGCACACCCGCAGCGCGCCCTGCTCACCCGTGCGCTGGACGGGCGCGCCGACAGCCGGGCCGACCTGGTGCTGCGCCAGGTCCAGGCCGGCGACCGCTACCTGCTCTGCTCGGACGGGCTCTCCGCGGTCCTGCCCGAGCCGGAGATCCGGCGTGTGCTGGTGGGCGCGGAGGACCCCGACGCGGCCGTGCGCGGACTGGTCGTCCTCGCCCGTCGCGCGGGCGGCCCTGACAACGTCGCCTGCGCGGTGGCGGACGTCGAGGAGAGCGGAGGGCGCTGA
- a CDS encoding GNAT family N-acetyltransferase translates to MSAAQPSEAVVRVRPVTPELWPELEAFFGPSGAYSHCWCVWWRVSGSQFDAGCAERGAGNRTLLERLTGEGAEPGLLGYDGSGEPVGWVGLAPRGQYPRLLRSPTLRPDPEAGAVDPDHEAGIWALTCFWIPRVRRGRGVATALLTAAVAHARERGATALEAYPVDTKGERGTAASLYTGTTGMFERAGFREVRRRREKRPVVRLDFIRPLRQQPHP, encoded by the coding sequence ATGAGCGCCGCCCAACCGTCCGAGGCCGTCGTCCGCGTCCGCCCGGTCACACCCGAGCTGTGGCCGGAGCTGGAGGCGTTCTTCGGGCCGAGCGGCGCCTACTCGCACTGCTGGTGCGTCTGGTGGCGGGTCAGCGGCTCGCAGTTCGACGCGGGCTGCGCGGAGCGCGGGGCCGGCAACCGGACGCTGCTGGAGCGGCTGACCGGTGAGGGGGCGGAGCCCGGGCTGCTCGGCTACGACGGGAGCGGCGAGCCGGTCGGCTGGGTCGGCCTCGCTCCGCGCGGTCAGTACCCGCGGCTGCTCCGCTCCCCGACGCTCAGGCCTGATCCCGAGGCGGGCGCGGTGGACCCGGACCACGAGGCCGGGATCTGGGCGCTGACCTGCTTCTGGATCCCGCGGGTCCGGCGCGGCCGGGGGGTCGCCACCGCGCTGCTCACGGCGGCCGTCGCCCACGCGCGCGAGCGCGGAGCGACGGCGCTGGAGGCGTATCCGGTCGACACCAAGGGCGAGCGGGGCACGGCCGCGTCGCTCTACACCGGGACGACGGGCATGTTCGAGCGGGCCGGCTTCCGCGAGGTGCGCCGCCGCCGCGAGAAGCGGCCGGTGGTCCGCCTCGACTTCATCCGCCCCCTGCGCCAACAACCCCACCCCTGA
- a CDS encoding pyridoxamine 5'-phosphate oxidase: protein MTAEKIVTALRAHTTLTLAYVDAEGPQACAVLYAVTRTGSLVFVTSPGTRHGRALAAGRGPGPGAAPRVGPGSGPDSASAAARVAFTVQADGQEWTELTGVQGRGEVIGLADGSPERAAAWAAYTERFPFVTEDDRLGAALAATALWELRPDWLRLVDNRLGFGSKEEWASPPRG from the coding sequence GTGACCGCCGAGAAGATCGTCACGGCCCTCCGTGCGCACACCACCCTCACCCTCGCCTACGTGGACGCTGAGGGCCCCCAGGCCTGCGCGGTGCTCTACGCGGTGACGCGGACCGGCTCGCTGGTCTTCGTCACCTCCCCCGGCACCCGCCACGGCCGCGCTCTGGCCGCCGGGCGCGGCCCAGGACCCGGAGCCGCGCCCCGTGTGGGGCCCGGCTCCGGGCCCGACTCGGCATCGGCTGCGGCGCGGGTGGCCTTCACGGTGCAGGCGGACGGCCAGGAGTGGACCGAGCTCACCGGCGTCCAGGGCCGGGGCGAGGTGATCGGGCTGGCCGACGGCAGCCCGGAACGCGCCGCGGCCTGGGCCGCCTACACGGAGCGCTTCCCCTTCGTCACCGAGGACGACCGGCTCGGCGCCGCCCTGGCCGCGACCGCCCTGTGGGAACTGCGGCCCGACTGGCTGCGGCTCGTCGACAACAGACTCGGGTTCGGCTCGAAAGAGGAGTGGGCGAGTCCGCCCAGGGGTTGA
- a CDS encoding TIGR03086 family metal-binding protein, giving the protein MSTTPAVSPANPATPVELADQLTRAARNLLAHATERELNGKRELPTPCAEFDVHRLCEHLLGTMVASTHAAAKRPLPVDAPRTLTDAPWRAYPPVVDRLVAGWSKPEAWEGDTSFDSHVCSARFAGMMTVMELTVHGWDLAQATGQAFKAEDDVVATAATVAEQIGSGARRSGAFGAELAPAADATALERLLAFTGRSSRR; this is encoded by the coding sequence ATGAGCACCACCCCCGCTGTGTCGCCGGCGAACCCGGCCACCCCCGTCGAGCTGGCCGACCAGCTGACCCGCGCCGCGCGCAACCTGCTGGCCCACGCCACCGAGCGCGAGCTGAACGGCAAGCGCGAACTCCCGACGCCCTGCGCCGAGTTCGACGTGCACCGGCTGTGCGAGCATCTGCTCGGCACGATGGTCGCCAGCACCCACGCGGCAGCCAAGCGTCCGCTCCCCGTGGACGCGCCGCGCACGTTGACCGACGCGCCCTGGCGGGCCTACCCGCCGGTCGTGGACCGGCTGGTCGCCGGGTGGTCCAAGCCCGAGGCCTGGGAGGGCGACACGTCCTTCGATTCGCACGTGTGTTCGGCGCGATTCGCGGGCATGATGACCGTCATGGAGCTCACGGTTCACGGCTGGGACCTGGCACAGGCGACGGGTCAGGCCTTCAAGGCGGAGGACGACGTCGTCGCGACCGCCGCGACCGTCGCCGAGCAGATCGGCTCCGGCGCGCGGCGGAGCGGCGCGTTCGGCGCCGAGCTCGCCCCCGCCGCCGACGCGACCGCCCTCGAACGGCTGCTCGCCTTCACCGGACGGAGCAGCCGCCGATGA
- a CDS encoding alkaline phosphatase family protein, whose translation MRLRWRSLGGLLALLGALLVTTNAPAGATASSGNLIVNGDAESGGYCTTDWGSAGTLPGWTVESGSPDAMCYSSGSFGLPSGATPGQAFFAPGNQGDGAMTQTVDVSSAAAAVDGGGVIYNLSGWLGGWTVYSGYVQVSLHFQDANGRPVGATAKLPTVSTTDRLSVTKFLARSATGSVPSGTRSIQVEVQFLSSSNESGYLDNLSLTLNTPVAAPTLAPPVSKVPGYDHVFMVMMENTDYSQIMNDPTDTAYMHSLMSRGATLTDYHAVYHPSDENYLAVAGGDTYTKGATYWPNINSPERNLGDTLEAAGKSWKAYEQGMGAPCTAAKGGADSYYEPDDAPFINYTDISGNAARCAAHLFDTTQLTTDLKSAATTPNFSWIAADDYYDGEASGNGSATSLKTQDGWLQQTLAPVLASPAWTQQKSLLILTWDESENEGYNHVATVVLGSQGTVPAGTSSPSHYDHYSTGRTIEAALGLPGLTANDSYATPLNDAFAPSTAGTPTLTGNQAAVANGGNVTLRYSVPAAQAGAKNWVGIYPAGVLPGQKSSLTWSYAPNASGALTFSTSKLSGAGTYNAYFLANDGYSVLAGPFPLTVG comes from the coding sequence ATGCGACTGCGGTGGAGATCCCTCGGCGGACTTCTCGCCCTCCTCGGCGCGCTGCTCGTCACCACCAACGCTCCGGCCGGCGCGACGGCGAGCAGCGGCAATCTGATCGTCAACGGCGACGCCGAGTCGGGTGGTTACTGCACCACCGACTGGGGCTCGGCCGGCACCCTGCCGGGCTGGACCGTCGAGTCCGGCAGCCCCGACGCGATGTGCTACTCGTCCGGCAGCTTCGGGCTGCCCAGCGGCGCCACGCCCGGCCAGGCCTTCTTCGCCCCGGGCAACCAGGGCGACGGCGCGATGACCCAGACCGTCGACGTCTCCTCCGCCGCCGCGGCCGTCGACGGCGGTGGCGTGATCTACAACCTCTCCGGCTGGCTGGGCGGTTGGACCGTCTACAGCGGCTACGTCCAGGTCAGCCTGCACTTCCAGGACGCGAACGGCCGCCCGGTCGGCGCGACGGCCAAGCTGCCCACGGTGTCCACCACCGACCGGCTCTCCGTCACCAAGTTCCTGGCCCGCAGCGCCACCGGCAGCGTGCCGTCCGGCACCCGCTCGATCCAGGTGGAGGTGCAGTTCCTCTCCAGCTCCAACGAGTCCGGCTACCTGGACAACCTCTCGCTGACGCTGAACACCCCCGTCGCCGCGCCGACGCTGGCCCCGCCGGTCTCCAAGGTGCCCGGCTACGACCACGTGTTCATGGTCATGATGGAGAACACCGACTACTCCCAGATCATGAACGACCCGACCGACACGGCGTACATGCACAGCCTGATGTCGCGGGGCGCCACACTGACGGACTACCACGCCGTCTACCACCCCAGCGACGAGAACTACCTCGCCGTCGCGGGCGGCGACACCTACACCAAGGGCGCCACCTACTGGCCGAACATCAACTCCCCCGAGCGCAACCTCGGTGACACCCTCGAGGCCGCCGGCAAGAGCTGGAAGGCCTACGAGCAGGGCATGGGCGCGCCCTGCACCGCGGCCAAGGGCGGCGCGGACAGCTACTACGAGCCCGACGACGCCCCGTTCATCAACTACACCGACATCAGCGGCAACGCGGCCCGCTGCGCGGCGCACCTCTTCGACACCACCCAGCTGACCACGGACCTGAAGTCCGCCGCGACGACGCCGAACTTCTCCTGGATCGCAGCCGACGACTACTACGACGGCGAGGCCTCCGGCAACGGCAGCGCCACCAGCCTGAAGACCCAGGACGGCTGGCTCCAGCAGACCCTCGCCCCGGTGCTGGCCTCCCCCGCCTGGACCCAGCAGAAGTCGCTGCTCATCCTGACCTGGGACGAGAGCGAGAACGAGGGCTACAACCACGTCGCCACCGTCGTTCTCGGCTCGCAGGGCACCGTCCCCGCCGGCACCAGCAGCCCGAGCCACTACGACCACTACAGCACCGGCCGCACCATCGAGGCGGCGCTCGGCCTGCCGGGCCTGACGGCCAACGACAGCTACGCGACCCCGCTGAACGACGCCTTCGCGCCGTCCACGGCGGGCACCCCGACGCTGACCGGCAACCAGGCCGCGGTCGCCAACGGCGGCAACGTCACGCTCCGCTACAGCGTCCCCGCCGCGCAGGCCGGTGCGAAGAACTGGGTCGGGATCTACCCGGCGGGCGTGCTTCCGGGCCAGAAGTCCTCGCTGACCTGGTCCTACGCCCCCAACGCCAGTGGCGCGCTCACCTTCTCGACGAGCAAGCTCTCCGGCGCGGGCACGTACAACGCCTACTTCCTGGCCAACGACGGCTACTCGGTCCTGGCCGGGCCGTTCCCGCTGACGGTCGGCTGA
- a CDS encoding tyrosine-protein phosphatase, with product MTTTPRHIRFDDLINFRDLGGYRTGDGRAVRWGRLYRADSLGKLASEADWAVFEALKIRTVIDLRHGFELEARGRIPERAGVTYHHLSIEHQWYDQPGQGPEVEVGPYLSGKYLEIAEDGVAEIRQALEVIADPESGPLVFHCASGKDRTGQLAATVLALLEVDEAEIVADFALTGLATARLRADWSAAHGNGQEPRWPGYGTAPGEVMELFLAGLAARYGSVRGYAEQRLGVDDALLRRLRGTLLED from the coding sequence ATGACGACGACGCCGCGCCACATCCGCTTCGACGACCTCATCAACTTCCGCGACCTGGGCGGTTATCGCACCGGGGACGGGCGCGCCGTGCGCTGGGGCCGGCTCTACCGGGCGGACTCGCTGGGCAAGTTGGCGAGCGAGGCGGACTGGGCGGTGTTCGAGGCGCTGAAGATCAGGACCGTGATCGACCTGCGGCACGGCTTCGAGCTCGAGGCGCGCGGCCGGATCCCCGAGCGGGCCGGGGTGACGTACCACCACCTGAGCATCGAGCACCAGTGGTACGACCAGCCGGGCCAGGGCCCCGAGGTCGAGGTGGGGCCCTACCTGTCGGGGAAGTACCTGGAGATCGCCGAGGACGGCGTCGCGGAGATCCGGCAGGCGCTGGAGGTGATCGCCGACCCGGAGTCCGGGCCGCTGGTCTTCCACTGCGCCTCGGGCAAGGACCGCACCGGGCAGCTCGCGGCGACCGTGCTGGCGCTGCTGGAGGTCGACGAGGCCGAGATCGTCGCCGACTTCGCCCTCACCGGCCTGGCGACCGCCCGTCTGCGCGCCGACTGGTCCGCCGCCCACGGCAACGGCCAGGAGCCGCGCTGGCCCGGCTACGGGACGGCGCCGGGCGAGGTCATGGAGCTGTTCCTGGCCGGGCTCGCCGCACGCTACGGCTCCGTCCGCGGCTACGCGGAGCAACGGCTCGGCGTGGACGACGCGCTGCTGCGCCGCCTGCGCGGGACGCTGCTGGAGGATTGA
- a CDS encoding alpha-galactosidase, translated as MHRRVRTLLATCGAAATALLGLLPSAPAAHAQANGVALTPPMGWSSWSFIRKNPTESNIEAQALAMKTSGLVGHGFSYVNVDDFWYLNPAGTVDSYGRWVTDSSRFPDGMGALGSYIHGQGEKFGMYLTPGIPVAAYNQNTPIQGTSFHARDIVSDTSRYETNYNFGSGSMYYIDYARNPAAAQAYLNSWADQLASYGVDYLKIDGVGDWDVADVQHWSQALNQSGRPIHLELSNSLDVANGATWRQYANGWRIDGDVECYCGSSSYPLTSWNSVSSRFTDAPRWTGFAGPGGWNDLDSVEVGNGSNDGLTLDERRTQLTLWAVEGAPLLLGTDLTHLDPTDLSLLTNDQVIAVDQAGNPARPVDQVSRQQVWSAANPDGSYTVALFNLASGSATATAHFADLGFSGTADVRDLWSNTDLGSSTGSFGATLAAHASRLLRITPGAGAGFTTMRYNLVNAATGQYLDVSGASTGSGAKLLTGTANGGADQQWQLAAAGNGVYRIADVNSGMLANIPGGSSTPGTQLIQYPDDHAANSQWTFTPNGSGSYQVTSRLTGQALDLSGTAVVEQPASGAATQQWKLVPVPVAGAQYRLVNGATGGRMDVDGDSTADSAHILQWQDNGAADQRWSFVQQSGGAYTVVNANSGRLLNIPGPTTGQGTQLIQYHDDGNSNSRWTITDAGPNLVQFRSVYDGQLIDLSNSSLSNGASVLQWPADGGANQTWTLLAPE; from the coding sequence ATGCACCGGAGAGTCCGCACCCTGCTCGCGACCTGCGGTGCTGCCGCAACCGCACTGCTCGGCCTGCTCCCGTCCGCGCCGGCGGCCCATGCCCAGGCGAACGGCGTCGCACTGACGCCGCCGATGGGCTGGAGCAGCTGGAGCTTCATCCGCAAGAATCCCACCGAATCAAACATCGAGGCCCAGGCGCTGGCGATGAAGACCAGCGGCCTGGTCGGCCACGGCTTCTCCTACGTCAACGTGGACGACTTCTGGTACCTCAACCCGGCCGGCACCGTCGACTCCTACGGCCGCTGGGTCACCGACAGCAGCCGGTTCCCCGACGGGATGGGCGCACTCGGCAGCTACATCCACGGCCAGGGCGAGAAGTTCGGCATGTACCTCACCCCCGGCATCCCGGTCGCCGCCTACAACCAGAACACGCCCATCCAGGGCACCTCGTTCCACGCCCGGGACATCGTCTCCGACACGAGCCGCTACGAGACCAACTACAACTTCGGCAGCGGCTCGATGTACTACATCGACTACGCCAGGAACCCGGCCGCCGCCCAGGCCTACCTGAACTCCTGGGCCGACCAGCTGGCCTCCTACGGCGTGGACTACCTGAAGATCGACGGCGTCGGCGACTGGGACGTCGCCGACGTCCAGCACTGGTCCCAGGCGCTGAACCAGTCCGGCCGCCCGATCCACCTGGAGCTCTCCAACAGCCTGGACGTCGCCAACGGCGCGACCTGGCGGCAGTACGCCAACGGCTGGCGGATCGACGGCGACGTCGAGTGCTACTGCGGCTCCAGCTCCTACCCGCTGACCAGCTGGAACTCGGTCTCCTCCCGCTTCACCGACGCCCCGAGGTGGACCGGGTTCGCGGGCCCGGGCGGCTGGAACGACCTCGACTCGGTCGAGGTCGGCAACGGCTCGAACGACGGCCTGACCCTGGACGAGCGCCGCACCCAGCTCACCCTGTGGGCGGTCGAGGGCGCCCCGCTGCTGCTCGGCACCGACCTCACCCACCTCGACCCGACCGACCTCTCGCTGCTCACCAACGACCAGGTGATCGCCGTCGACCAGGCCGGCAACCCGGCCCGCCCGGTCGACCAGGTCAGCCGCCAGCAGGTCTGGTCGGCGGCCAACCCCGACGGCAGCTACACCGTGGCCCTGTTCAACCTCGCCTCCGGCAGCGCCACCGCCACCGCGCACTTCGCCGACCTCGGCTTCAGCGGCACGGCCGACGTCCGCGACCTCTGGAGCAACACCGACCTGGGCAGCTCCACCGGCTCCTTCGGCGCGACGCTGGCCGCGCACGCCTCCCGACTGCTGCGGATCACCCCGGGCGCGGGCGCCGGCTTCACGACCATGCGCTACAACCTGGTCAACGCCGCCACCGGGCAGTACCTCGACGTCTCCGGCGCGAGCACCGGCAGCGGCGCGAAACTGCTGACCGGAACCGCGAACGGCGGCGCAGACCAGCAGTGGCAGCTCGCGGCGGCGGGCAACGGCGTCTACCGGATCGCCGACGTCAACAGCGGGATGCTCGCCAACATCCCCGGCGGCAGCAGCACGCCTGGCACCCAGCTGATCCAGTACCCGGACGACCACGCCGCCAACTCGCAGTGGACCTTCACCCCGAACGGCAGCGGCTCCTACCAGGTCACCTCCCGGCTGACCGGCCAGGCGCTGGACCTGAGCGGCACAGCCGTGGTCGAGCAACCCGCGAGCGGCGCGGCCACGCAGCAGTGGAAGCTGGTGCCCGTCCCGGTGGCCGGCGCCCAGTACCGGCTGGTCAACGGCGCGACCGGGGGACGGATGGACGTGGACGGCGACTCCACCGCCGACAGCGCGCACATCCTGCAGTGGCAGGACAACGGCGCGGCGGACCAGCGCTGGTCCTTCGTCCAGCAGAGCGGCGGCGCCTACACCGTCGTCAACGCCAACAGCGGCAGGCTGCTGAACATCCCGGGCCCGACCACCGGCCAGGGCACCCAGTTGATCCAGTACCACGACGACGGCAACAGCAACTCCCGCTGGACGATCACCGACGCCGGTCCGAACCTGGTGCAGTTCCGCAGCGTCTACGACGGGCAGCTGATCGACCTGAGCAACAGCAGCCTCTCGAACGGCGCGTCCGTCCTCCAGTGGCCGGCCGACGGCGGCGCCAACCAGACCTGGACGCTCCTCGCCCCCGAATAG
- a CDS encoding Rv1733c family protein: MATPSVAPQPSAPVPRRGNPLHRRSDSLRVWLRVGFSLALALAVGLTVLLGLKLYADGRAAAARQIAGLHQVNAVAVGEPSSAGVGAWVAPLRWTDAGGVHTANAAVPVSTVSGQHVMLWINAQEDPQPGPIPAVQSAGSAATYSLAAFAAAAMALSGLYALARHRVDSAAWKSWESEWERVEPEWTHRR; the protein is encoded by the coding sequence ATGGCCACGCCGTCAGTCGCGCCACAACCGTCCGCGCCGGTTCCACGACGCGGTAATCCGCTGCACCGGCGCAGCGACTCGCTGCGTGTCTGGTTGCGTGTGGGCTTCTCGCTGGCTCTGGCGCTGGCGGTCGGCCTGACAGTCCTGCTCGGCCTCAAGCTCTACGCCGACGGCCGCGCCGCGGCGGCCCGGCAGATCGCCGGCCTGCACCAGGTGAACGCCGTGGCGGTGGGCGAGCCCTCCTCCGCCGGCGTGGGCGCCTGGGTGGCTCCGCTGCGCTGGACCGACGCCGGAGGCGTCCACACCGCGAACGCGGCCGTCCCGGTCTCCACGGTCTCGGGCCAGCACGTGATGCTCTGGATCAACGCCCAGGAGGACCCGCAGCCCGGTCCGATCCCCGCCGTCCAGAGTGCGGGCAGCGCGGCGACGTACTCGCTGGCGGCCTTCGCCGCGGCGGCGATGGCGCTCAGCGGGCTCTACGCGCTGGCCAGGCACCGGGTCGACTCCGCGGCGTGGAAGTCCTGGGAGAGCGAGTGGGAGCGCGTCGAGCCCGAGTGGACCCACCGCCGCTAG